One genomic window of Desulfuromonas sp. AOP6 includes the following:
- a CDS encoding phosphopentomutase → MNKAAFDRVVLITLDGVGVGAQKDARDYGDEGADTLGHVARYCGGLRLPNLQQLGLGNIHPVEGVPPVAAAEGLYGRMREVSTGKDTTTGHWELAGIVQEEPFSTYPDGFPAEIMAAFQRETGLVPLGNVAASGTEILKELGEEHLRTGRPIVYTSADSVFQIAAHEDVIPVERLYELCRITRRLLDPYRIGRVIARPFVGTCAADFRRTSRRHDFSLLPPKTTILERIKEAGMRVYAVGKISDIFAGQGVTDSVSSESNADGMAKTLEALSVVCRGLIFTNLVDFDMLYGHRLDAAGFGRALEEFDFWLPHLQQAMGPRDLLMITADHGCDPTMPGTDHTREFVPLLIWHRGLEKGRDLGERTSFADVAATLAVALGVSFDTGKSVF, encoded by the coding sequence ATGAACAAGGCGGCCTTTGATCGGGTGGTGCTGATTACCCTGGATGGCGTTGGTGTTGGCGCCCAAAAAGACGCCAGGGATTACGGGGACGAAGGGGCTGACACTCTCGGTCACGTGGCTCGCTATTGTGGCGGCCTGCGGCTGCCAAACCTGCAACAGCTCGGTCTGGGGAACATCCATCCCGTGGAAGGGGTGCCGCCGGTGGCGGCGGCAGAGGGTCTGTACGGCCGTATGCGGGAAGTATCCACCGGCAAAGATACCACGACCGGTCACTGGGAACTTGCCGGCATTGTTCAGGAGGAACCTTTTTCAACCTATCCCGATGGATTTCCGGCTGAAATCATGGCGGCCTTCCAGCGCGAGACAGGCTTGGTGCCTCTAGGGAATGTCGCCGCCAGCGGCACCGAAATTCTTAAGGAGCTGGGCGAAGAGCATCTGCGCACGGGCAGACCCATTGTCTATACCAGTGCCGACTCGGTTTTTCAGATTGCCGCCCACGAAGATGTCATTCCTGTGGAACGCCTTTATGAGCTCTGCCGCATCACGAGGCGCCTGCTAGACCCCTACCGCATTGGCAGGGTGATTGCCAGGCCTTTTGTCGGCACTTGCGCCGCTGATTTTCGACGGACCTCACGCCGGCATGATTTTTCCCTCCTTCCCCCCAAAACGACCATCCTTGAGCGGATCAAGGAGGCGGGTATGCGGGTGTATGCTGTGGGCAAAATCAGCGATATCTTTGCCGGCCAAGGTGTTACCGACAGTGTTTCCTCTGAGAGCAATGCCGATGGCATGGCCAAGACCCTGGAGGCATTGTCTGTGGTATGTCGGGGCCTTATATTCACGAACCTGGTAGACTTTGACATGCTTTATGGCCACCGTCTGGATGCGGCAGGGTTCGGTCGGGCCCTCGAAGAGTTTGACTTTTGGCTGCCGCATCTCCAGCAGGCCATGGGGCCGCGGGATCTTCTGATGATCACGGCCGATCATGGCTGTGATCCGACGATGCCCGGGACAGATCATACCCGTGAGTTTGTGCCGCTACTTATCTGGCATCGGGGATTGGAAAAGGGGAGGGACCTCGGCGAGCGCACCTCTTTCGCCGATGTTGCGGCGACGTTGGCGGTTGCTTTGGGCGTGTCCTTTGACACGGGAAAAAGCGTTTTCTGA
- a CDS encoding DUF2914 domain-containing protein, whose protein sequence is MKRLSVIAFVAVLAAWLSLPVSAFALEVAEGVITSQVSDRNPVDSLTSYSADVGKLYCFTRIVGAESDSQVTHVWYRGDEEMARVDLAVRSNNWRTWSLKALLPEWVGDWRVDVLDADGTVISTIPFTLN, encoded by the coding sequence ATGAAGCGCTTGTCTGTGATCGCCTTTGTCGCTGTGCTCGCGGCATGGCTCAGTCTGCCTGTCTCTGCTTTTGCCCTGGAAGTGGCCGAAGGAGTGATCACCTCCCAAGTCAGTGATCGTAACCCTGTCGATTCTCTGACCAGTTATTCGGCTGACGTCGGAAAGCTGTATTGTTTTACCCGTATAGTCGGTGCTGAGTCTGACAGCCAGGTGACCCATGTCTGGTACCGTGGGGACGAAGAAATGGCCAGGGTTGATCTTGCTGTTCGCTCCAACAATTGGAGAACCTGGTCTTTAAAAGCTCTTCTCCCTGAATGGGTGGGTGATTGGCGAGTGGATGTGCTCGATGCGGACGGTACAGTCATCAGCACCATTCCTTTTACGCTGAACTGA
- a CDS encoding PilZ domain-containing protein, with protein sequence MKRVIVGDKREKVLTTLEVILKHWGYRVVVSSRPEQIEAFLLETSPDLLFIGAHFLQNDHRKLANATGEKAADKNCPLVVLKDNGLPIPANLPCESLDVPIGLFELYAMIQKHLEKTPRKNLRLDLKLPGVLYRDGSPHLSEILSLSEQGLFIRSAFRLAQNEPLQVIFPLMGMKKELEIEGRVLYNVLPAPENNYLQGSGVEFLHLTAQDLLCLQRFIEGCFLGEMSPSERSLMDLTEDQIQGLDQEVSLKLISSH encoded by the coding sequence ATGAAACGCGTCATCGTCGGCGACAAGCGAGAAAAGGTTCTTACAACACTCGAAGTCATTCTCAAACATTGGGGATACAGGGTTGTGGTATCTTCGCGTCCTGAGCAAATAGAGGCTTTTTTGCTGGAGACATCCCCGGACCTGCTGTTCATAGGGGCCCATTTCCTGCAAAACGACCACAGAAAACTTGCAAATGCCACTGGAGAAAAAGCAGCCGACAAAAATTGCCCCCTGGTGGTTCTTAAGGACAACGGCTTGCCGATTCCTGCCAACCTCCCATGCGAGAGCCTGGATGTCCCTATCGGACTGTTCGAACTCTACGCTATGATCCAGAAACACCTTGAAAAAACTCCGAGGAAAAACTTAAGGTTGGACCTCAAACTCCCTGGCGTTCTCTATCGCGATGGTTCTCCTCATCTGTCAGAAATCCTCAGCCTGAGCGAGCAGGGCCTTTTTATCCGCAGCGCCTTTCGCCTGGCACAAAATGAGCCGCTTCAGGTCATCTTTCCCCTGATGGGGATGAAAAAAGAACTGGAGATTGAGGGACGGGTTCTGTACAACGTTCTGCCCGCGCCAGAGAACAACTATCTGCAAGGCTCTGGCGTAGAATTCCTCCACCTGACCGCACAAGACCTACTTTGTCTGCAGCGTTTCATTGAAGGTTGCTTTCTCGGTGAAATGTCTCCGAGCGAAAGAAGCCTTATGGATCTGACGGAGGATCAGATTCAGGGCCTCGACCAGGAAGTTTCATTGAAACTTATCAGCAGTCACTGA
- a CDS encoding MucR family transcriptional regulator, producing the protein MATLLEMAAEIVAAHASTTPMSRDELVAELSEIHNALSALEKGEAIAAEAETIEVPAVSRKKAFGKDKVTCMICGKEMKTLARHLRTAHDMKPSEYRKQFDIPRTQPLAARSYSESRRQMAVDRGLGENLAKARAAKSKTKAKK; encoded by the coding sequence ATGGCAACACTTCTCGAAATGGCTGCCGAAATTGTTGCGGCCCACGCATCGACCACGCCCATGTCCCGCGACGAACTGGTCGCCGAACTCAGCGAAATCCACAACGCTCTCAGCGCCCTTGAAAAAGGTGAAGCTATTGCAGCCGAAGCGGAAACCATCGAAGTGCCCGCTGTTTCACGCAAGAAAGCCTTCGGCAAGGATAAGGTTACCTGCATGATCTGCGGCAAAGAGATGAAGACACTGGCCCGTCACCTGCGTACGGCCCACGACATGAAACCCAGCGAATATCGCAAGCAGTTCGACATCCCCCGCACGCAGCCCCTGGCTGCCCGCTCCTATTCGGAAAGCCGGCGGCAAATGGCCGTCGACAGGGGTTTGGGCGAGAATCTCGCCAAAGCCCGGGCGGCCAAGAGCAAGACAAAAGCTAAAAAGTAA
- a CDS encoding deoxyguanosinetriphosphate triphosphohydrolase, producing the protein MTIREQLERQEQTSLSAHACLSGHGGKRKKPEDPCAVRTAFQHDRDRILHCKSFRRLKHKTQVFLAPEGDHYRTRLTHTLEVAQIARTVSKALRLNEDLTEAIALGHDLGHTPFGHAGEKVLSELVTGGFHHVLQSLRVVDCLEKEGQGLNLTEEVRDGIVKHSKGRGPILAKDPAVRAQTLEGQIVRLADIVAYVNHDLDDALRAGLIHKGQVPAAIVDVLGCSHSQRINTMVCDMIQASLCIDGGGISLSPAVVEAIDALREWLFVHVYQVRTVHDDFIKASRILRELFLFFMQNEEALVAHGGDRFCGDPLEISVADFIAGMTDRFAINLYHRLFLPQPWKIL; encoded by the coding sequence ATGACTATCCGAGAACAGCTCGAACGACAAGAACAGACTTCTCTGTCAGCTCATGCCTGTCTGAGCGGTCATGGTGGTAAACGTAAAAAACCGGAGGACCCTTGTGCCGTACGCACTGCTTTTCAGCATGACCGGGATCGCATACTCCATTGTAAATCGTTTCGACGTCTTAAACATAAGACTCAGGTTTTTTTGGCTCCGGAAGGTGATCATTATCGTACTCGCCTGACCCACACACTCGAAGTAGCCCAGATTGCCCGCACTGTATCAAAGGCTCTTCGTCTGAATGAAGATTTGACTGAGGCCATTGCGCTTGGTCATGACCTGGGCCACACGCCCTTTGGTCATGCCGGCGAAAAGGTGCTGAGTGAACTGGTGACAGGTGGCTTTCATCATGTTCTGCAAAGTCTGCGTGTGGTCGATTGCCTGGAAAAGGAGGGGCAGGGGCTTAACCTGACCGAAGAGGTTCGTGACGGTATCGTCAAGCACTCCAAGGGGAGAGGACCTATTCTGGCCAAGGATCCTGCCGTAAGGGCGCAAACCCTGGAAGGTCAGATCGTACGGTTGGCTGATATTGTTGCCTATGTCAATCATGACCTTGACGACGCACTTCGTGCTGGCCTTATCCATAAGGGACAGGTCCCGGCAGCCATTGTAGATGTTCTTGGGTGTAGTCACTCCCAGAGGATCAACACGATGGTTTGTGACATGATCCAGGCCTCGCTCTGTATAGATGGAGGGGGTATATCGCTGTCTCCTGCTGTTGTTGAAGCCATTGACGCTCTGCGAGAATGGTTGTTTGTTCATGTGTATCAGGTCAGAACCGTCCATGACGATTTCATCAAGGCTTCTCGTATCCTACGGGAACTGTTTCTCTTTTTCATGCAGAACGAGGAGGCGCTGGTGGCTCATGGAGGTGATCGTTTCTGCGGGGATCCTCTTGAGATTTCCGTTGCCGATTTTATCGCGGGCATGACGGACCGCTTTGCCATCAATTTGTATCACCGGCTTTTTCTGCCCCAGCCCTGGAAGATTTTATAA